The following coding sequences are from one Gadus morhua chromosome 10, gadMor3.0, whole genome shotgun sequence window:
- the LOC115552748 gene encoding uncharacterized protein LOC115552748, translating into MEEMKRDHREENPARNPQAMTFGFGSTLRSNYGLKSWCRQMFSEEMALSTPMGLLRRFLLLKQVTVLLSPRCAMLPLVVGCVISMKALSLLRSPHISTKPSSVFLRQLALAGLLPLPYLALRLALTTLDLAVMEAAAPGGVAQETAGRWVWWWRSCAVPCVLAEKLLDAHLLASLILLGLLGLEGVLVSRWPLQTRGLRTARYAQLSCGLVWVVVLLELLLPEVDFRWTAGVMPVTRTDDVSVSYGLALPNSSLYLRKALWVVNVWFHYFVIYCRPQKRDGCFH; encoded by the exons atggaggagatgaagagggacCACAGAGAAGAGAATCCGGCAAGGAACCCCCAAGCTATGACTTTCGGCTTTGGTTCCACACTGAG ATCAAACTATGGTTTGAAATCGTGGTGTCGGCAGATGTTCTCCGAGGAGATGGCGCTGTCCACCCCCATGGGCCTTCTCCGGCGGTTCCTTCTTCTGAAACAAGTGACGGTACTTCTGTCTCCCCGTTGCGCCATGCTGCCCCTGGTGGTGGGTTGTGTGATCAGCATGAAGGCCCTGTCGTTGCTGCGCTCGCCCCACATCTCAACCAAGCCCTCCAGCGTCTTCCTGCGGCAGCTTGCCCTTGcaggcctcctccccctcccctacctgGCACTGCGGCTGGCGCTGACCACCCTCGACCTCGCTGTGATGGAGGCTGCTGCGCCGGGAGGGGTGGCCCAGGAGACAGCAGGaaggtgggtgtggtggtggcggaGCTGTGCGGTGCCGTGCGTGTTGGCTGAGAAGCTCCTGGATGCCCACCTGCTGGCCTCGCTCATCCTGTTGGGGCTTCTGGGGCTAGAGGGGGTGCTGGTGTCTCGTTGGCCCCTCCAGACGCGCGGGCTCAGGACAGCCCGGTACGCCCAGCTCAGCTGTGGCCTGGTGTGGGTTGTGGTGTTGCTGGAACTACTGCTCCCGGAGGTGGATTTCAGGTGGACGGCTGGGGTGATGCCGGTCACCCGGACAGACGATGTGAGCGTGAGCTATGGGCTCGCtctgccaaactcctccctctATCTGAGGAAGGCTCTTTGGGTGGTGAATGTATGGTTTCACTATTTTGTCATCTATTGCAGACCACAAAAGAGAGACGGCTGCTTCCACTAG